Proteins co-encoded in one Aphelocoma coerulescens isolate FSJ_1873_10779 chromosome 21, UR_Acoe_1.0, whole genome shotgun sequence genomic window:
- the DDI2 gene encoding protein DDI1 homolog 2 isoform X5, translated as MLLTVFCLRRDRSEITFNLQVDADFELQNFRALCELESGIPAAESQIVYAERPLTDNNRSLASYGLKDGDVVILRQKETVEPRPSMRFPGLPRIDFSSIAVPGTSTQQHQPPAQRPRPSPPDAPSFPQGLDNPALLREMLLANPHELSLLKERNPPLAEALLSGDLEKFTRVLLEQQQDRARREQERIRLYSADPFDLEAQAKIEEDIRQQNIEENMTIAMEEAPESFGQVVMLYINCKVNGHPVKAFVDSGAQMTIMSQACAERCNIMRLVDRRWAGIAKGVGTQKIIGRVHLAQVQIEGDFLACSFSILEEQPMDMLLGLDMLKRHQCSIDLKKNVLVIGTTGSQTSFLPEGELPECARLAYGAGRDDVRPEDIADQELAEAIQKSVEEAERRKP; from the exons atGCTGCTCACCGTGTTCTGCCTGCGCCGCGACCGCTCCGAGATCACCTTCAACCTGCAGGTGGACGCCGACTTCGAGCTGCAGAACTTCCGCGCCCTCTGCGAGCTGGAGTCCGGCATCCCGGCGGCCGAGAGCCAG ATTGTTTATGCGGAGCGGCCGCTGACCGACAACAACAGGTCCTTGGCCTCCTATGGCTTGAAGGATGGGGATGTGGTGATCCTGCGCCAGAAGGAGACGGTGGAGCCACGGCCTTCCATGCGCTTCCCAG GTCTGCCCAGGATAGATTTCAGCAGCATCGCCGTTCCCGGGACGTCCacgcagcagcaccagcccccGGCGCAGCGTCCTCGCCCGTCGCCTCCGGACGCGCCGTCGTTCCCTCAGGGCCTGGACAACCCGGCGCTGCTGCGGGAGATGCTGCTGGCCAACCCCCACGAGCTGTCCCTGCTGAAGGAGCGCAACCCGCCCCTGGCCGAGGCCTTGCTGAGCGGAGACCTCG AGAAATTCACCAGGGTGTTGCTGGAGCAACAGCAGGACCGAGCTCGGCGGGAGCAGGAGAGGATCCGGCTCTATTCCGCTGACCCCTTTGATCTGGAGGCACAGGCCAAGATAGAAGAAGACATAAG GCAACAAAACATTGAAGAGAACATGACGATAGCGATGGAAGAGGCGCCTGAGAGCTTTGGGCAGGTGGTGATGCTCTACATCAACTGCAAAGTCAACGGACACCCCGTGAAAGCCTTTGTGGACTCAG GTGCCCAGATGACCATCATGAGCCAAGCCTGTGCTGAAAGGTGCAACATCATGAGGCTGGTGGATCGGCGGTGGGCTGGCATTGCTAAGGGTGTTGGGACACAGAAAATCATTGGCAGAGTGCACTTAG CTCAGGTGCAGATCGAAGGGGATTTCCTGGCGTGCTCCTTCTCAATCCTTGAAGAGCAGCCCATGGACATGCTCCTAGGACTGGACATGCTTAAGAGGCATCAG TGCTCCATTGATCTCAAGAAGAACGTGCTGGTGATCGGCACCACGGGCTCGCAGACCTCGTTCCTGCCCGAGGGCGAGCTCCCCGAGTGCGCGCGGCTGGCGTACGGCGCGGGGCGCGACGACGTGCGGCCCGAGGACATCGCCGACCAGGAGCTCGCAGAAGCAATACAGAAATCCGTAGAGGAAGCAG AACGCCGGAAGCCTTGA
- the DDI2 gene encoding protein DDI1 homolog 2 isoform X1 produces the protein MLLTVFCLRRDRSEITFNLQVDADFELQNFRALCELESGIPAAESQIVYAERPLTDNNRSLASYGLKDGDVVILRQKETVEPRPSMRFPGLPRIDFSSIAVPGTSTQQHQPPAQRPRPSPPDAPSFPQGLDNPALLREMLLANPHELSLLKERNPPLAEALLSGDLEKFTRVLLEQQQDRARREQERIRLYSADPFDLEAQAKIEEDIRQQNIEENMTIAMEEAPESFGQVVMLYINCKVNGHPVKAFVDSGAQMTIMSQACAERCNIMRLVDRRWAGIAKGVGTQKIIGRVHLAQVQIEGDFLACSFSILEEQPMDMLLGLDMLKRHQCSIDLKKNVLVIGTTGSQTSFLPEGELPECARLAYGAGRDDVRPEDIADQELAEAIQKSVEEAENSDKETTSLEMPSLPASDGFQNPVQSSGLNSKICNPTNQLLDRSVSAPASICSSESSLAEPIDPRAVKTFDSSPEHQITPEREYPLVLQHHSNSSSLANNDPSPRTGDETCSSPACLSQKTLKETFSADILKECNAEGQDHGQEHPLEVTKVNLADTAAKHRQNKDVCLSSEQEQKHELPTDHRTCKEPEEEHLEEQTETTDPEPPCCVAGVEKPAVAEAKQPENPPMEMRDGLERAGLSCVKRSIQLSASCSHVHMEASMEIDAVEQAAGEAQSSAREQKQQTENRRISSLNSDAFSMEVELLKSPSLSDPLSTSDVLQPKSTSEIPAEYHELANLAAESSSPSSIHQLDTDPGRPSEEPCFPLASALKELHKLLVISRKGECKILASEEVSQLEVVHREPAVQQKGLPEGERKGSDPASQEQSCSFAEVRSEGGGAEGSQPCDSGREHVSTGPISPGQPGLGGGALERQKGSGKSDVVMVSSAATPGQQQSPEQGEVLARGSQSPLSPSSEQSTPVSSTPALGEGALQDTQSLFTGAPGRSGSAAPEGPWPLGGSEEPPLSPPAAYTRLTTRASAPPAFPAADVDRILGAGFTPQEAHEALEQADGNADLALLILLAKSIVVPT, from the exons atGCTGCTCACCGTGTTCTGCCTGCGCCGCGACCGCTCCGAGATCACCTTCAACCTGCAGGTGGACGCCGACTTCGAGCTGCAGAACTTCCGCGCCCTCTGCGAGCTGGAGTCCGGCATCCCGGCGGCCGAGAGCCAG ATTGTTTATGCGGAGCGGCCGCTGACCGACAACAACAGGTCCTTGGCCTCCTATGGCTTGAAGGATGGGGATGTGGTGATCCTGCGCCAGAAGGAGACGGTGGAGCCACGGCCTTCCATGCGCTTCCCAG GTCTGCCCAGGATAGATTTCAGCAGCATCGCCGTTCCCGGGACGTCCacgcagcagcaccagcccccGGCGCAGCGTCCTCGCCCGTCGCCTCCGGACGCGCCGTCGTTCCCTCAGGGCCTGGACAACCCGGCGCTGCTGCGGGAGATGCTGCTGGCCAACCCCCACGAGCTGTCCCTGCTGAAGGAGCGCAACCCGCCCCTGGCCGAGGCCTTGCTGAGCGGAGACCTCG AGAAATTCACCAGGGTGTTGCTGGAGCAACAGCAGGACCGAGCTCGGCGGGAGCAGGAGAGGATCCGGCTCTATTCCGCTGACCCCTTTGATCTGGAGGCACAGGCCAAGATAGAAGAAGACATAAG GCAACAAAACATTGAAGAGAACATGACGATAGCGATGGAAGAGGCGCCTGAGAGCTTTGGGCAGGTGGTGATGCTCTACATCAACTGCAAAGTCAACGGACACCCCGTGAAAGCCTTTGTGGACTCAG GTGCCCAGATGACCATCATGAGCCAAGCCTGTGCTGAAAGGTGCAACATCATGAGGCTGGTGGATCGGCGGTGGGCTGGCATTGCTAAGGGTGTTGGGACACAGAAAATCATTGGCAGAGTGCACTTAG CTCAGGTGCAGATCGAAGGGGATTTCCTGGCGTGCTCCTTCTCAATCCTTGAAGAGCAGCCCATGGACATGCTCCTAGGACTGGACATGCTTAAGAGGCATCAG TGCTCCATTGATCTCAAGAAGAACGTGCTGGTGATCGGCACCACGGGCTCGCAGACCTCGTTCCTGCCCGAGGGCGAGCTCCCCGAGTGCGCGCGGCTGGCGTACGGCGCGGGGCGCGACGACGTGCGGCCCGAGGACATCGCCGACCAGGAGCTCGCAGAAGCAATACAGAAATCCGTAGAGGAAGCAG AGAATAGTGACAAAGAAACTACCTCACTGGAAATGCCCTCATTACCAGCTTCTGATGGGTTTCAAAATCCAGTCCAGTCTTCAGGACTAAATTCCAAGATCTGTAATCCCACAAATCAATTACTTGATCGTTCTGTCTCTGCCCCTGCTTCAATTTGCTCATCCGaatccagccttgcagagcccATTGATCCTAGAGCCGTCAAGACTTTTGACTCTTCACCTGAACACCAGATAACCCCAGAAAGAGAATATCCTCTGGTATTGCAGCATCATTCCAATAGCTCTTCCCTGGCAAATAATGACCCCTCTCCACGCACCGGGGATGAAACCTGCTCCAGTCCAGCTTGCCTTTCACAGAAGACACTCAAAGAAACATTTAGTGCTGACATTTTAAAGGAATGTAATGCTGAAGGGCAAGATCACGGTCAGGAACATCCTCTGGAAGTGACAAAAGTCAATTTGGCTGACACTGCTGCCAAGCACAGGCAGAATAAAGATGTCTGTCTGTCTTCAGAGCAGGAGCAAAAACATGAGCTTCCCACAGACCATCGGACGTGCAAAGAGCCAGAAGAGGAACATCTTGAGGAGCAAACTGAGACAACCGACCCAGAACCTCCTTGCTGTGTTGCTGGGGTTGAGAAACCTGCTGTGGCAGAAGCCAAGCAGCCAGAAAATCCTCCCATGGAAATGAGAGATGGACTGGAGAGAGCAGGTCTTTCCTGTGTGAAAAGGAGTATCCAGCTGTCAGCCTCCTGTAGCCATGTGCACATGGAAGCCTCCATGGAAATAGATGCAGTGGAGCAGGCTGCAGGTGAAGCGCAGAGCTCAGCAagggagcagaagcagcagactGAGAACAGACGTATATCCAGCCTGAACTCTGATGCCTTCTCCATGGAGGTGGAGTTGCTGAAGTCTCCATCCTTGAGTGATCCACTTTCCACCAGTGATGTCCTGCAGCCTAAAAGCACTAGTGAAATTCCTGCAGAGTATCATGAGTTGGCTAATTTGGCAGCAGAAAGCTCCTCCCCCTCCAGCATCCACCAGCTGGACACGGATCCAGGAAGACCTTCAGAAGAGCCATGTTTCCCTCTAGCATCAGCCTTGAAAGAGCTTCACAAACTCTTGGTTATCAGTCGGAAAGGAGAATGTAAGATCCTTGCCTCAGAAGAAGTCTCACAGCTGGAAGTGGTTCACAGAGAGCCAGCAGTGCAGCAGAAGGGGCTTCCTGAAGGTGAGCGGAAAGGCTCGGATCCAGCCAGCCAGGAACAGAGCTGTTCCTTCGCTGAGGTGAGGTCTGAGGGTGGAGGAGCAGAGGGGAGCCAGCCTTGTGATTCTGGCAGAGAGCATGTCAGCACTGGGCCCATCAGTCCAGGGCAGCCTGGGCTCGGGGGAGGTGCTTTAGAGAGGCAGAAGGGTTCAGGTAAGAGCGATGTGGTCATGGTGAGTTCTGCAGCCACCCctggccagcagcagagcccagagcagggggAGGTTTTGGCAAGAGGTTCTCAGAGTCCACTGAGTCCAAGTTCAGAGCAAAGCACACCTGTTTCCTCCACACCTGCTTTGGGTGAAGGTGCACTACAGGATACTCAGAGCCTGTTCACAGGAGCACCTGGGAGAAgtggcagtgctgctcctgAAGGTCCGTGGCCGCTGGGTGGGAGTGAGGAACCGCCGCTGAGCCCACCAGCCGCCTACACCAGACTGACCACACGGGCTTCTGCACCCCCTGCTTTCCCTGCCGCTGATGTTGACCGAATCCTCGGTGCTGGTTTTACCCCGCAGGAAGCTCATGAGGCCTTGGAACAAGCGGATGGAAACGCAGATCTTGCTCTTCTCATTTTGCTAGCCAAGAGCATTGTTGTTCCTACATAA
- the DDI2 gene encoding protein DDI1 homolog 2 isoform X2, protein MLLTVFCLRRDRSEITFNLQVDADFELQNFRALCELESGIPAAESQIVYAERPLTDNNRSLASYGLKDGDVVILRQKETVEPRPSMRFPGLPRIDFSSIAVPGTSTQQHQPPAQRPRPSPPDAPSFPQGLDNPALLREMLLANPHELSLLKERNPPLAEALLSGDLEKFTRVLLEQQQDRARREQERIRLYSADPFDLEAQAKIEEDIRQQNIEENMTIAMEEAPESFGQVVMLYINCKVNGHPVKAFVDSGAQMTIMSQACAERCNIMRLVDRRWAGIAKGVGTQKIIGRVHLAQVQIEGDFLACSFSILEEQPMDMLLGLDMLKRHQCSIDLKKNVLVIGTTGSQTSFLPEGELPECARLAYGAGRDDVRPEDIADQELAEAIQKSVEEAENSDKETTSLEMPSLPASDGFQNPVQSSGLNSKICNPTNQLLDRSVSAPASICSSESSLAEPIDPRAVKTFDSSPEHQITPEREYPLVLQHHSNSSSLANNDPSPRTGDETCSSPACLSQKTLKETFSADILKECNAEGQDHGQEHPLEVTKVNLADTAAKHRQNKDVCLSSEQEQKHELPTDHRTCKEPEEEHLEEQTETTDPEPPCCVAGVEKPAVAEAKQPENPPMEMRDGLERAGLSCVKRSIQLSASCSHVHMEASMEIDAVEQAAGEAQSSAREQKQQTENRRISSLNSDAFSMEVELLKSPSLSDPLSTSDVLQPKSTSEIPAEYHELANLAAESSSPSSIHQLDTDPGRPSEEPCFPLASALKELHKLLVISRKGECKILASEEVSQLEVVHREPAVQQKGLPEGSS, encoded by the exons atGCTGCTCACCGTGTTCTGCCTGCGCCGCGACCGCTCCGAGATCACCTTCAACCTGCAGGTGGACGCCGACTTCGAGCTGCAGAACTTCCGCGCCCTCTGCGAGCTGGAGTCCGGCATCCCGGCGGCCGAGAGCCAG ATTGTTTATGCGGAGCGGCCGCTGACCGACAACAACAGGTCCTTGGCCTCCTATGGCTTGAAGGATGGGGATGTGGTGATCCTGCGCCAGAAGGAGACGGTGGAGCCACGGCCTTCCATGCGCTTCCCAG GTCTGCCCAGGATAGATTTCAGCAGCATCGCCGTTCCCGGGACGTCCacgcagcagcaccagcccccGGCGCAGCGTCCTCGCCCGTCGCCTCCGGACGCGCCGTCGTTCCCTCAGGGCCTGGACAACCCGGCGCTGCTGCGGGAGATGCTGCTGGCCAACCCCCACGAGCTGTCCCTGCTGAAGGAGCGCAACCCGCCCCTGGCCGAGGCCTTGCTGAGCGGAGACCTCG AGAAATTCACCAGGGTGTTGCTGGAGCAACAGCAGGACCGAGCTCGGCGGGAGCAGGAGAGGATCCGGCTCTATTCCGCTGACCCCTTTGATCTGGAGGCACAGGCCAAGATAGAAGAAGACATAAG GCAACAAAACATTGAAGAGAACATGACGATAGCGATGGAAGAGGCGCCTGAGAGCTTTGGGCAGGTGGTGATGCTCTACATCAACTGCAAAGTCAACGGACACCCCGTGAAAGCCTTTGTGGACTCAG GTGCCCAGATGACCATCATGAGCCAAGCCTGTGCTGAAAGGTGCAACATCATGAGGCTGGTGGATCGGCGGTGGGCTGGCATTGCTAAGGGTGTTGGGACACAGAAAATCATTGGCAGAGTGCACTTAG CTCAGGTGCAGATCGAAGGGGATTTCCTGGCGTGCTCCTTCTCAATCCTTGAAGAGCAGCCCATGGACATGCTCCTAGGACTGGACATGCTTAAGAGGCATCAG TGCTCCATTGATCTCAAGAAGAACGTGCTGGTGATCGGCACCACGGGCTCGCAGACCTCGTTCCTGCCCGAGGGCGAGCTCCCCGAGTGCGCGCGGCTGGCGTACGGCGCGGGGCGCGACGACGTGCGGCCCGAGGACATCGCCGACCAGGAGCTCGCAGAAGCAATACAGAAATCCGTAGAGGAAGCAG AGAATAGTGACAAAGAAACTACCTCACTGGAAATGCCCTCATTACCAGCTTCTGATGGGTTTCAAAATCCAGTCCAGTCTTCAGGACTAAATTCCAAGATCTGTAATCCCACAAATCAATTACTTGATCGTTCTGTCTCTGCCCCTGCTTCAATTTGCTCATCCGaatccagccttgcagagcccATTGATCCTAGAGCCGTCAAGACTTTTGACTCTTCACCTGAACACCAGATAACCCCAGAAAGAGAATATCCTCTGGTATTGCAGCATCATTCCAATAGCTCTTCCCTGGCAAATAATGACCCCTCTCCACGCACCGGGGATGAAACCTGCTCCAGTCCAGCTTGCCTTTCACAGAAGACACTCAAAGAAACATTTAGTGCTGACATTTTAAAGGAATGTAATGCTGAAGGGCAAGATCACGGTCAGGAACATCCTCTGGAAGTGACAAAAGTCAATTTGGCTGACACTGCTGCCAAGCACAGGCAGAATAAAGATGTCTGTCTGTCTTCAGAGCAGGAGCAAAAACATGAGCTTCCCACAGACCATCGGACGTGCAAAGAGCCAGAAGAGGAACATCTTGAGGAGCAAACTGAGACAACCGACCCAGAACCTCCTTGCTGTGTTGCTGGGGTTGAGAAACCTGCTGTGGCAGAAGCCAAGCAGCCAGAAAATCCTCCCATGGAAATGAGAGATGGACTGGAGAGAGCAGGTCTTTCCTGTGTGAAAAGGAGTATCCAGCTGTCAGCCTCCTGTAGCCATGTGCACATGGAAGCCTCCATGGAAATAGATGCAGTGGAGCAGGCTGCAGGTGAAGCGCAGAGCTCAGCAagggagcagaagcagcagactGAGAACAGACGTATATCCAGCCTGAACTCTGATGCCTTCTCCATGGAGGTGGAGTTGCTGAAGTCTCCATCCTTGAGTGATCCACTTTCCACCAGTGATGTCCTGCAGCCTAAAAGCACTAGTGAAATTCCTGCAGAGTATCATGAGTTGGCTAATTTGGCAGCAGAAAGCTCCTCCCCCTCCAGCATCCACCAGCTGGACACGGATCCAGGAAGACCTTCAGAAGAGCCATGTTTCCCTCTAGCATCAGCCTTGAAAGAGCTTCACAAACTCTTGGTTATCAGTCGGAAAGGAGAATGTAAGATCCTTGCCTCAGAAGAAGTCTCACAGCTGGAAGTGGTTCACAGAGAGCCAGCAGTGCAGCAGAAGGGGCTTCCTGAAG GAAGCTCATGA
- the DDI2 gene encoding protein DDI1 homolog 2 isoform X3, translating into MLLTVFCLRRDRSEITFNLQVDADFELQNFRALCELESGIPAAESQIVYAERPLTDNNRSLASYGLKDGDVVILRQKETVEPRPSMRFPGLPRIDFSSIAVPGTSTQQHQPPAQRPRPSPPDAPSFPQGLDNPALLREMLLANPHELSLLKERNPPLAEALLSGDLEKFTRVLLEQQQDRARREQERIRLYSADPFDLEAQAKIEEDIRQQNIEENMTIAMEEAPESFGQVVMLYINCKVNGHPVKAFVDSGAQMTIMSQACAERCNIMRLVDRRWAGIAKGVGTQKIIGRVHLAQVQIEGDFLACSFSILEEQPMDMLLGLDMLKRHQCSIDLKKNVLVIGTTGSQTSFLPEGELPECARLAYGAGRDDVRPEDIADQELAEAIQKSVEEAVAARWCQENQERKKQKTEEQQKENVMQLQRSSAPCNMCVLL; encoded by the exons atGCTGCTCACCGTGTTCTGCCTGCGCCGCGACCGCTCCGAGATCACCTTCAACCTGCAGGTGGACGCCGACTTCGAGCTGCAGAACTTCCGCGCCCTCTGCGAGCTGGAGTCCGGCATCCCGGCGGCCGAGAGCCAG ATTGTTTATGCGGAGCGGCCGCTGACCGACAACAACAGGTCCTTGGCCTCCTATGGCTTGAAGGATGGGGATGTGGTGATCCTGCGCCAGAAGGAGACGGTGGAGCCACGGCCTTCCATGCGCTTCCCAG GTCTGCCCAGGATAGATTTCAGCAGCATCGCCGTTCCCGGGACGTCCacgcagcagcaccagcccccGGCGCAGCGTCCTCGCCCGTCGCCTCCGGACGCGCCGTCGTTCCCTCAGGGCCTGGACAACCCGGCGCTGCTGCGGGAGATGCTGCTGGCCAACCCCCACGAGCTGTCCCTGCTGAAGGAGCGCAACCCGCCCCTGGCCGAGGCCTTGCTGAGCGGAGACCTCG AGAAATTCACCAGGGTGTTGCTGGAGCAACAGCAGGACCGAGCTCGGCGGGAGCAGGAGAGGATCCGGCTCTATTCCGCTGACCCCTTTGATCTGGAGGCACAGGCCAAGATAGAAGAAGACATAAG GCAACAAAACATTGAAGAGAACATGACGATAGCGATGGAAGAGGCGCCTGAGAGCTTTGGGCAGGTGGTGATGCTCTACATCAACTGCAAAGTCAACGGACACCCCGTGAAAGCCTTTGTGGACTCAG GTGCCCAGATGACCATCATGAGCCAAGCCTGTGCTGAAAGGTGCAACATCATGAGGCTGGTGGATCGGCGGTGGGCTGGCATTGCTAAGGGTGTTGGGACACAGAAAATCATTGGCAGAGTGCACTTAG CTCAGGTGCAGATCGAAGGGGATTTCCTGGCGTGCTCCTTCTCAATCCTTGAAGAGCAGCCCATGGACATGCTCCTAGGACTGGACATGCTTAAGAGGCATCAG TGCTCCATTGATCTCAAGAAGAACGTGCTGGTGATCGGCACCACGGGCTCGCAGACCTCGTTCCTGCCCGAGGGCGAGCTCCCCGAGTGCGCGCGGCTGGCGTACGGCGCGGGGCGCGACGACGTGCGGCCCGAGGACATCGCCGACCAGGAGCTCGCAGAAGCAATACAGAAATCCGTAGAGGAAGCAG TTGCTGCTAGGTGGTGCCAAGAaaaccaggaaaggaaaaaacaaaaaacagaagaaCAACAGAAAGAGAATGTGATGCAGCTCCAAAGAAGCTCAGCTCCCTGCAACATGTGTGTTCTTTTATAA
- the DDI2 gene encoding protein DDI1 homolog 2 isoform X4 — protein sequence MLLTVFCLRRDRSEITFNLQVDADFELQNFRALCELESGIPAAESQIVYAERPLTDNNRSLASYGLKDGDVVILRQKETVEPRPSMRFPGLPRIDFSSIAVPGTSTQQHQPPAQRPRPSPPDAPSFPQGLDNPALLREMLLANPHELSLLKERNPPLAEALLSGDLEKFTRVLLEQQQDRARREQERIRLYSADPFDLEAQAKIEEDIRQQNIEENMTIAMEEAPESFGQVVMLYINCKVNGHPVKAFVDSGAQMTIMSQACAERCNIMRLVDRRWAGIAKGVGTQKIIGRVHLAQVQIEGDFLACSFSILEEQPMDMLLGLDMLKRHQCSIDLKKNVLVIGTTGSQTSFLPEGELPECARLAYGAGRDDVRPEDIADQELAEAIQKSVEEAGGAKKTRKGKNKKQKNNRKRM from the exons atGCTGCTCACCGTGTTCTGCCTGCGCCGCGACCGCTCCGAGATCACCTTCAACCTGCAGGTGGACGCCGACTTCGAGCTGCAGAACTTCCGCGCCCTCTGCGAGCTGGAGTCCGGCATCCCGGCGGCCGAGAGCCAG ATTGTTTATGCGGAGCGGCCGCTGACCGACAACAACAGGTCCTTGGCCTCCTATGGCTTGAAGGATGGGGATGTGGTGATCCTGCGCCAGAAGGAGACGGTGGAGCCACGGCCTTCCATGCGCTTCCCAG GTCTGCCCAGGATAGATTTCAGCAGCATCGCCGTTCCCGGGACGTCCacgcagcagcaccagcccccGGCGCAGCGTCCTCGCCCGTCGCCTCCGGACGCGCCGTCGTTCCCTCAGGGCCTGGACAACCCGGCGCTGCTGCGGGAGATGCTGCTGGCCAACCCCCACGAGCTGTCCCTGCTGAAGGAGCGCAACCCGCCCCTGGCCGAGGCCTTGCTGAGCGGAGACCTCG AGAAATTCACCAGGGTGTTGCTGGAGCAACAGCAGGACCGAGCTCGGCGGGAGCAGGAGAGGATCCGGCTCTATTCCGCTGACCCCTTTGATCTGGAGGCACAGGCCAAGATAGAAGAAGACATAAG GCAACAAAACATTGAAGAGAACATGACGATAGCGATGGAAGAGGCGCCTGAGAGCTTTGGGCAGGTGGTGATGCTCTACATCAACTGCAAAGTCAACGGACACCCCGTGAAAGCCTTTGTGGACTCAG GTGCCCAGATGACCATCATGAGCCAAGCCTGTGCTGAAAGGTGCAACATCATGAGGCTGGTGGATCGGCGGTGGGCTGGCATTGCTAAGGGTGTTGGGACACAGAAAATCATTGGCAGAGTGCACTTAG CTCAGGTGCAGATCGAAGGGGATTTCCTGGCGTGCTCCTTCTCAATCCTTGAAGAGCAGCCCATGGACATGCTCCTAGGACTGGACATGCTTAAGAGGCATCAG TGCTCCATTGATCTCAAGAAGAACGTGCTGGTGATCGGCACCACGGGCTCGCAGACCTCGTTCCTGCCCGAGGGCGAGCTCCCCGAGTGCGCGCGGCTGGCGTACGGCGCGGGGCGCGACGACGTGCGGCCCGAGGACATCGCCGACCAGGAGCTCGCAGAAGCAATACAGAAATCCGTAGAGGAAGCAG GTGGTGCCAAGAaaaccaggaaaggaaaaaacaaaaaacagaagaaCAACAGAAAGAGAATGTGA